A single window of Syntrophotalea acetylenica DNA harbors:
- a CDS encoding helix-turn-helix domain-containing protein has product MNIGEKLKRLRMINSLTQEELGNRADLTKGYISQLENDAACPSIATLKDILDVFGVSMQEFFTDPVDADVVFGAGHRVQPAGTGDAVKVELLVPGAQNREMDPALVTLEPGAEMEEQDIHEGEEFGFVLLGRIQVRLDDKAYTVKKNECFFFTSDRRHAVRNIGKGPAKILWVVTPPTFDYKGK; this is encoded by the coding sequence TTGAATATCGGAGAAAAACTCAAGCGGCTCAGGATGATCAACTCGCTCACCCAGGAAGAGCTTGGCAACCGCGCCGACCTGACCAAGGGCTACATCTCCCAACTGGAGAACGATGCCGCCTGTCCGTCCATCGCCACATTGAAGGATATCCTCGATGTGTTCGGTGTAAGCATGCAGGAGTTTTTCACCGATCCCGTCGATGCCGATGTGGTGTTCGGCGCCGGGCACCGTGTACAACCGGCTGGCACCGGCGACGCGGTGAAGGTGGAGCTGCTGGTCCCCGGCGCCCAGAACCGCGAGATGGATCCGGCCCTGGTAACGCTGGAACCCGGCGCCGAGATGGAGGAACAGGATATTCACGAAGGCGAAGAGTTCGGCTTCGTGCTGCTGGGCCGCATTCAGGTGCGCCTCGACGATAAAGCTTACACGGTGAAAAAAAACGAATGCTTCTTCTTCACCTCGGATCGGCGGCATGCGGTCAGAAACATCGGCAAGGGGCCGGCGAAAATTTTATGGGTCGTGACTCCGCCAACCTTTGACTACAAAGGGAAATAA
- a CDS encoding aspartate aminotransferase family protein, with protein MDILSKVRERHAETYDLHKKYINPQFVRVLEVIGFNRNYVSGKGARLIDSDGREVLDFLAGFGVFNIGRNHPLVAQVLHQMLDSDPANMVQMDLGGISGLLAEALAKITPGDLDAVFFTNSGAESVEGALKFARQATRRHKVVHCHHAFHGLTLGALSVNGNREFRDFNEPLLPGCIQVPFNDLEALERALSGGDVAAFIVEPIQGKGVFVPDDDYLPGARRLCDKYGTLLIADEVQTGFGRTGKMFAVDHWDVVPDVMAVSKALSGGFVPVGAVITRRSVHARVFDSMDRCFAHSNTFGQNDLAMAAGLATLEVLQSENLPARAAETGTYILDGLREKAQRYEMLHEIRGKGLMIGMQFGEPRSLTLKAGWKLVHKMNADLFGQMITMPLMEKHHILTQVAGHGLDTVKILPPLVIGKQEADMFLDAMETVLKDVHRFPGSAWATTKDLAMRTMKSA; from the coding sequence ATGGATATTCTTTCGAAAGTAAGGGAACGTCACGCAGAAACCTACGATCTGCACAAAAAATATATCAACCCTCAGTTCGTGCGGGTGCTGGAGGTTATCGGCTTCAATCGCAACTACGTCAGCGGCAAGGGGGCACGCCTTATCGATTCCGACGGGCGCGAGGTGCTCGATTTCCTGGCCGGCTTCGGCGTCTTCAATATCGGGCGCAACCACCCCCTGGTGGCTCAGGTGCTGCATCAGATGCTCGATTCCGATCCGGCCAACATGGTGCAGATGGATCTGGGAGGCATTTCCGGCCTGCTGGCCGAGGCCCTGGCCAAAATCACGCCTGGCGATCTGGATGCGGTATTTTTTACCAACTCCGGAGCTGAAAGTGTGGAAGGGGCGCTGAAGTTTGCTCGCCAGGCGACACGTCGCCACAAGGTTGTGCACTGCCATCACGCCTTCCACGGACTGACCCTCGGGGCGCTCTCGGTCAACGGCAACCGTGAGTTCCGCGATTTTAACGAACCGCTGCTGCCCGGCTGTATCCAGGTGCCCTTCAACGATCTGGAGGCCCTGGAGCGCGCCCTGTCCGGCGGTGATGTGGCGGCGTTTATCGTCGAACCGATACAGGGCAAAGGGGTGTTCGTGCCGGATGACGATTACCTTCCCGGCGCCCGCCGCCTTTGTGACAAATACGGAACGCTGTTGATCGCTGACGAGGTGCAGACCGGTTTCGGGCGTACCGGCAAGATGTTCGCCGTCGATCACTGGGATGTGGTGCCGGATGTCATGGCGGTTTCCAAGGCGCTGTCCGGCGGGTTCGTCCCGGTTGGCGCGGTGATCACGCGGCGCTCGGTTCACGCCAGGGTTTTTGACAGCATGGATCGCTGTTTCGCCCACTCCAACACCTTTGGCCAGAACGATCTGGCGATGGCCGCCGGATTGGCGACCCTCGAAGTGCTGCAGAGTGAAAATCTCCCGGCACGGGCCGCCGAAACCGGGACCTACATTCTCGATGGTCTGCGCGAAAAAGCTCAGCGCTACGAGATGCTGCACGAAATACGGGGCAAGGGCCTGATGATCGGCATGCAGTTCGGTGAGCCCAGATCCCTGACACTCAAGGCTGGCTGGAAACTGGTGCATAAGATGAATGCGGATCTTTTCGGGCAGATGATTACCATGCCGCTGATGGAAAAACATCACATTCTGACTCAGGTGGCGGGCCACGGTCTCGATACCGTCAAGATTCTGCCGCCGCTGGTTATCGGGAAACAGGAGGCGGACATGTTCCTTGACGCCATGGAAACCGTTCTCAAGGACGTTCATCGGTTCCCCGGTTCGGCCTGGGCCACGACCAAGGACCTGGCCATGCGCACCATGAAGAGCGCCTGA
- the wtpA gene encoding tungstate ABC transporter substrate-binding protein WtpA: MGKGLVRHVFVMVCLAAAAMLPSSAFAAPAGKLIVFHAGSLAVPFQAMEKAFEAKYPAVDVQREAGGSTKMARLISEVGKPADIMASADYTVIDKTLIPDNAAVNIRFATNQLVLCYTDKSKFAKEINADNWYKILQRKGVVWGHSDPNLDPCGYRSLMVLQLAEKFHEIPGLYNKLLANRPKENVRPKSVELITLLQNGDMDYAWEYRSVAVQHGLKYVTLDDHINLGNYQLDDFYKQATVQVTGDKPGTFITRVGGSVTYGVTLINDAPNPEAAEAFMAYLLDPEGGLKILDEMGQPAFIPARVPSDEMHSKLPATLRPLVEVRK; this comes from the coding sequence ATGGGAAAAGGACTGGTGCGTCACGTTTTCGTCATGGTTTGTCTGGCAGCGGCAGCGATGCTGCCGTCGTCGGCGTTTGCCGCGCCCGCGGGCAAGCTCATCGTTTTTCATGCTGGCAGCCTGGCGGTGCCTTTTCAGGCCATGGAAAAGGCCTTTGAGGCCAAATATCCCGCCGTGGATGTGCAACGCGAGGCCGGTGGCAGCACCAAGATGGCGCGTTTGATTTCCGAAGTCGGCAAGCCCGCCGATATCATGGCGTCGGCCGATTACACAGTTATCGATAAAACCCTGATTCCCGATAACGCGGCGGTCAACATTCGCTTCGCCACCAATCAGCTGGTGCTCTGCTATACGGACAAGAGCAAATTCGCCAAGGAAATCAATGCCGACAACTGGTACAAAATTCTGCAGCGCAAGGGGGTGGTGTGGGGGCATTCCGATCCCAATCTCGACCCTTGTGGTTACCGCAGCCTGATGGTTCTGCAGCTGGCGGAAAAATTCCATGAGATTCCCGGACTTTACAACAAGCTTCTGGCCAATCGTCCCAAGGAAAACGTGCGTCCCAAATCGGTGGAACTGATCACTCTGCTGCAGAACGGGGACATGGATTATGCCTGGGAATACCGCTCGGTAGCTGTGCAGCATGGTCTTAAATATGTAACCCTCGACGATCACATCAATCTCGGCAATTATCAGCTGGACGATTTTTACAAGCAGGCCACCGTTCAGGTCACCGGCGACAAGCCCGGTACTTTCATTACCCGTGTCGGAGGGTCGGTGACCTACGGCGTGACCCTGATCAACGATGCGCCCAACCCGGAAGCGGCGGAAGCCTTCATGGCCTACCTGCTGGACCCTGAAGGCGGATTGAAGATTCTCGACGAAATGGGGCAGCCGGCATTCATCCCGGCACGCGTGCCGAGCGACGAAATGCATTCGAAGCTGCCGGCAACCCTGCGGCCGCTGGTCGAGGTCAGGAAGTAG
- a CDS encoding NAD(+)--dinitrogen-reductase ADP-D-ribosyltransferase produces the protein MQSCCTNYCSLPPWVIASRHFNRYPKPLELQGVRRGHAGFFRLLDAETDPRRRTAIFHDYMDVTFQLHQWQQQKTAGGRKSLKNSYLRFLRGWMFDANGREGAVLKGWVESRFGLAPTYHGQPIASIQSEAYQAYLIDRMRGSARSSAIQAQFDLLFEFAQYELQRRHAGQTLFEMYRGIYDFAEHPVLEQQAPHHCVVRLNNLNSFTSHFERAWEFGSRVLAAKVPASKILFFSGLFCSALLRGEEENLVIGGEYEVEIITGGFR, from the coding sequence GTGCAATCCTGCTGCACCAATTACTGCTCCCTGCCTCCCTGGGTCATCGCCTCACGGCACTTCAACCGCTATCCAAAGCCTCTGGAATTGCAGGGCGTACGCCGCGGCCACGCCGGCTTTTTCAGATTGCTCGACGCGGAGACCGATCCAAGGCGGCGTACGGCGATTTTCCATGACTACATGGACGTTACCTTCCAGTTACACCAGTGGCAGCAACAGAAAACCGCCGGTGGCCGCAAAAGCCTGAAAAACAGTTACCTGCGGTTTTTACGCGGCTGGATGTTCGATGCCAACGGCCGTGAGGGCGCCGTGCTCAAAGGCTGGGTCGAAAGCCGCTTCGGACTCGCCCCGACCTACCACGGACAGCCGATTGCCAGCATCCAGTCCGAGGCCTACCAGGCCTACCTCATCGACCGCATGCGCGGCAGCGCCCGCAGCAGCGCCATTCAGGCCCAGTTCGATCTGCTGTTCGAATTCGCCCAGTACGAATTGCAACGCCGCCATGCGGGGCAGACGCTATTCGAGATGTACCGCGGCATCTACGATTTTGCCGAACATCCCGTGCTGGAACAGCAAGCCCCCCACCATTGCGTAGTGCGCCTGAACAATCTCAATTCCTTCACGAGCCATTTCGAACGTGCCTGGGAGTTCGGCTCCAGGGTATTGGCCGCAAAGGTTCCCGCCAGCAAGATCCTGTTTTTCAGCGGCCTGTTTTGTTCGGCATTGCTGCGGGGCGAAGAAGAAAACCTGGTGATCGGCGGCGAATACGAAGTCGAGATCATTACGGGAGGCTTTCGATGA
- a CDS encoding ABC transporter permease — protein sequence MPLFQMVSQPSLGALHETIRDPEVLSSIWLSVYTAVIAAAIAFVFGTPLAYLLARHDFVGKKLVESIVDLPIMIPHPVVGIAILSLLGRGHPLGQLMAKVGLRIMGSVTGIIVVLTFVGLPFYLNAAKSGFESVPVRLENVSRSLGASRAATFFRVTFPLSWRHMLGGVIMCAARAVSEFGAVVIVAYHPMIAPVLMYERFTAYGLKYSQPVGVWLILVCLLLFMALRLVSLPSKVER from the coding sequence ATGCCGTTGTTCCAGATGGTGTCCCAACCCTCTCTCGGAGCCTTGCACGAGACCATCCGCGATCCGGAGGTGCTGTCGTCTATCTGGCTGTCGGTGTACACGGCGGTGATCGCGGCGGCGATCGCTTTTGTCTTCGGTACGCCGCTGGCCTACCTGCTGGCCCGGCACGATTTTGTCGGCAAAAAGCTGGTAGAGAGCATCGTCGATCTGCCGATCATGATTCCGCATCCGGTGGTCGGTATTGCCATTCTCAGCCTGCTGGGGAGAGGCCATCCCCTGGGGCAGTTGATGGCCAAGGTCGGGCTGCGCATCATGGGGAGCGTCACCGGCATCATCGTGGTGCTGACCTTTGTCGGTTTGCCTTTTTATCTGAATGCCGCCAAATCGGGGTTTGAAAGTGTGCCGGTGCGTCTGGAAAATGTTTCCCGGAGTCTCGGTGCCAGTCGCGCGGCCACCTTTTTTCGTGTCACCTTTCCCCTCAGTTGGCGGCATATGCTTGGCGGTGTGATCATGTGCGCGGCCCGGGCGGTGAGCGAATTCGGGGCGGTGGTGATCGTCGCCTATCATCCCATGATCGCACCGGTGCTGATGTACGAGCGGTTTACGGCTTACGGTCTCAAATATTCCCAGCCGGTCGGGGTGTGGCTGATTCTGGTCTGTCTGCTGTTGTTTATGGCGCTGCGCCTGGTGTCTTTGCCGAGCAAGGTGGAACGATGA
- a CDS encoding ABC transporter ATP-binding protein has protein sequence MIKLENLSVKLPGFAVRNVNLQVAPGEFFALLGPTGAGKTVVLESIAGLLHITAGKVRVAGRDMTRLPPEKRRIGIVYQDYALFPHLTVMDNICYGLRYFNQDTKAARQRIGDLVDLLGIAGIVHRRPLHLSGGEKQRVCLARALSVNPEVLLLDEPLSALDPNFREDIRRLLKNLHGELGITFMMVTHDFNEALYLADRIGVMRQGRMEQIGTTEDVFLRPATPFVAEFVGMKNIFEVALSGQQAVFGGLNFPMAEPGGDKRGVLAIRPEDIVLQREDGFEGGFVRYAGVIEQIVPAGLWHEVSVRCQQALFKTVIDRKTVLSQGYGEGDAVFLGFDKDAARVF, from the coding sequence ATGATCAAACTGGAAAATCTGAGTGTCAAGCTGCCGGGGTTTGCCGTGCGGAACGTGAATCTGCAGGTGGCTCCTGGTGAATTCTTCGCGCTGCTGGGTCCGACAGGGGCGGGCAAGACGGTCGTATTGGAATCCATCGCGGGGTTGCTGCATATCACCGCCGGAAAGGTAAGGGTGGCAGGCCGGGACATGACGCGGTTGCCGCCCGAAAAGCGACGCATCGGCATTGTCTATCAGGACTATGCCCTGTTTCCCCATCTGACGGTGATGGACAATATCTGTTATGGCCTGCGGTACTTCAATCAGGATACCAAGGCGGCCCGCCAGCGAATCGGCGACCTGGTCGACCTGCTGGGCATTGCCGGGATCGTGCACCGGCGGCCGTTGCATTTGAGCGGCGGCGAAAAGCAGCGGGTGTGTCTGGCGCGGGCCTTGAGCGTCAATCCGGAAGTGCTGCTCCTGGATGAGCCGCTGTCGGCTCTCGACCCCAATTTCCGTGAAGATATCCGCCGTTTGCTGAAAAATCTGCACGGCGAGTTGGGCATCACCTTCATGATGGTGACGCACGATTTTAACGAGGCTTTGTATCTGGCCGACCGTATCGGTGTGATGCGGCAGGGGCGCATGGAGCAGATCGGAACCACCGAAGATGTGTTTTTACGCCCCGCCACCCCCTTTGTCGCGGAATTTGTCGGCATGAAAAACATCTTCGAAGTCGCTTTGTCCGGACAACAGGCGGTTTTCGGTGGCCTGAATTTTCCCATGGCGGAGCCTGGCGGCGACAAGCGAGGGGTGCTGGCCATCCGTCCCGAGGATATCGTGCTGCAGCGCGAGGACGGATTCGAGGGTGGATTTGTGCGCTATGCCGGGGTGATCGAGCAGATCGTCCCGGCCGGGCTCTGGCATGAAGTCAGTGTCCGTTGTCAGCAGGCCCTGTTTAAAACGGTAATAGACCGAAAAACCGTGCTCTCGCAAGGTTACGGCGAGGGGGACGCGGTTTTTCTGGGCTTTGACAAGGACGCGGCACGGGTGTTCTGA
- a CDS encoding ANTAR domain-containing response regulator, which yields MPRPIVLLTTRADHATIEKARLAGIANYVVEPFREDQLFPAVDLAIHHFVEIAHLRQEVAKLKETLESRKFIEKAKGVLMQQGLSEQEAYRKIQRMAMNKRKTLTEVAQAILLTQE from the coding sequence ATGCCCCGCCCCATCGTCCTGCTGACGACCCGGGCAGACCACGCGACCATCGAAAAAGCCCGTCTGGCGGGAATCGCCAATTATGTCGTCGAACCGTTTCGCGAGGACCAGCTGTTCCCGGCCGTTGATCTGGCCATACATCATTTTGTCGAGATCGCGCATCTGCGCCAGGAAGTCGCCAAACTCAAGGAAACCCTGGAATCGCGCAAGTTCATAGAAAAGGCCAAGGGTGTTCTGATGCAGCAAGGACTTTCGGAGCAGGAGGCCTACCGGAAAATTCAGCGCATGGCCATGAACAAGCGGAAAACCCTCACGGAAGTTGCACAAGCCATCCTCTTGACCCAGGAGTAA
- the draG gene encoding ADP-ribosyl-[dinitrogen reductase] hydrolase yields MTVDGSTLEHLIHRARSAFLGLAIGDALGATTEFLTPAEIRQQYKVHRRIIGGGWLHLKPGKVTDDTEMSLCIARAIDEAGGWSLRRVADHLAAWLRSKPIDVGATCRRGISDYILTGRLEKPPSDWDAGNGAAMRMLPVALFTLGDETLLQRCALEQARLTHNHPLSDAACLTVGKLVQRALLGANRPQLHALVRELGAEHPKFHCKNYRGQASAYIVETLQTVFHYFFGTGNFEECLTGVVNQGGDADTTGAIAGMIAGAFYADDAFPRHWVKKLDPTVRAETHALTQRLVLLSPLGSGAKG; encoded by the coding sequence ATGACTGTCGATGGAAGCACCCTGGAACATCTCATCCACCGCGCCCGCTCCGCCTTCCTGGGGCTGGCCATCGGCGACGCGCTGGGTGCCACCACCGAATTTCTCACGCCCGCGGAAATCCGCCAGCAGTACAAGGTTCACCGTCGCATCATCGGCGGCGGCTGGCTGCATCTCAAACCGGGCAAAGTCACCGACGATACCGAAATGAGCTTGTGCATCGCCCGCGCCATCGACGAAGCAGGAGGCTGGAGCCTGCGTCGCGTGGCCGACCACTTAGCCGCCTGGCTGCGCAGCAAACCGATCGACGTCGGCGCCACATGCCGGCGCGGCATCAGCGACTACATCCTCACCGGCCGTCTGGAAAAGCCCCCAAGCGACTGGGATGCCGGCAATGGCGCCGCCATGCGTATGTTGCCGGTGGCCCTGTTTACCCTTGGCGATGAGACACTGCTGCAACGCTGCGCCCTGGAACAAGCCAGGCTCACCCACAACCATCCCCTCTCCGATGCCGCCTGTCTGACCGTTGGAAAACTGGTGCAGAGAGCTCTGCTGGGGGCCAATCGGCCGCAACTCCATGCGCTGGTTCGGGAACTGGGCGCCGAACACCCCAAGTTCCACTGCAAAAATTATCGGGGACAAGCCTCGGCTTACATTGTGGAAACCCTGCAAACTGTCTTCCACTACTTTTTCGGCACCGGTAATTTTGAAGAATGCCTCACGGGTGTGGTGAACCAGGGTGGAGACGCCGACACCACCGGTGCCATCGCCGGCATGATCGCTGGCGCCTTCTATGCCGACGATGCTTTCCCCCGCCATTGGGTGAAAAAACTCGACCCGACGGTCAGGGCAGAGACACATGCCCTGACGCAGCGACTGGTGCTGCTTTCGCCGCTTGGGAGCGGAGCAAAAGGCTGA
- the wtpA gene encoding tungstate ABC transporter substrate-binding protein WtpA: MAVKTFFRFVATALVLLCVLPVGEALAAPRGKLIIFHAGSLTVPFAAMEKEFEARYPGVDVQRESGGSTRMARLISEVGKPADLMASADFQVIDHSLIPGLADFNIRFASNELVLTYAEGSKFADVIDSGNWFEILGKPGVVWGHSDPNIDPGGYRSLMAIQLAEKFYKRPGLYKRLLANRPKTNLRDKSVSLTSMVQNGDMDYAWAYRSIALQHRMKFVTLDEHINLANIAHDAFYRTVSVRVTGERPGSYIDRQGRFVAYGITMLKDAPNREAAEAFLAYLLDPAGGQKILDQHGQPPFSKPFVSSKAMHDKLPQRLKSLVFVTR, encoded by the coding sequence ATGGCAGTAAAAACGTTTTTCAGGTTTGTGGCAACCGCGCTGGTGCTTCTGTGCGTTTTGCCGGTTGGAGAGGCGCTGGCCGCGCCCAGGGGCAAACTGATCATTTTTCATGCCGGCAGTCTGACGGTGCCTTTCGCGGCCATGGAAAAAGAATTCGAAGCGCGTTATCCCGGTGTCGACGTGCAGCGCGAATCGGGTGGCAGCACCCGCATGGCGCGCCTGATTTCCGAGGTTGGCAAGCCGGCCGATTTGATGGCTTCGGCGGATTTTCAGGTCATCGATCACAGCCTGATACCGGGGCTGGCCGATTTCAATATCCGTTTCGCCAGTAACGAACTGGTTTTAACCTATGCGGAAGGCAGCAAGTTCGCCGATGTGATCGATTCCGGCAACTGGTTCGAGATTCTGGGGAAGCCCGGTGTTGTCTGGGGGCATTCCGATCCCAACATCGATCCCGGCGGCTATCGCAGCCTGATGGCCATTCAGCTGGCCGAGAAATTTTACAAGCGGCCCGGCCTCTACAAGCGCCTGCTGGCCAACCGTCCAAAAACAAACCTGCGGGACAAGTCGGTCAGCCTGACCTCCATGGTGCAGAACGGGGATATGGATTATGCCTGGGCGTATCGTTCCATCGCCCTGCAGCATCGCATGAAGTTCGTTACCCTTGACGAGCACATCAATCTGGCCAATATCGCCCACGATGCATTTTATCGCACCGTCAGCGTGCGGGTGACGGGAGAGCGGCCCGGCTCCTATATCGATCGCCAGGGCCGGTTTGTCGCCTATGGCATCACCATGCTCAAGGACGCACCGAACCGCGAGGCCGCCGAGGCTTTTCTGGCCTATCTCCTGGATCCGGCGGGTGGGCAGAAAATCCTCGATCAACACGGCCAGCCGCCCTTCAGCAAACCTTTTGTTTCCAGCAAGGCGATGCATGACAAACTTCCGCAGAGATTAAAAAGTCTGGTTTTTGTAACGCGTTAG
- a CDS encoding response regulator yields MKSVLVVDDKPDIRSRLAESLMKYGFTDILEAENGQQAIDMTQAHHPLLIVMDYIMPVMDGITAAEIISKKCPAPSSC; encoded by the coding sequence GTGAAAAGCGTTCTGGTTGTAGACGATAAACCCGATATTCGAAGCCGCCTGGCCGAGTCCCTGATGAAGTACGGATTCACCGATATTCTGGAGGCGGAAAACGGCCAACAGGCCATCGACATGACCCAGGCCCATCATCCGCTGCTGATCGTCATGGATTACATCATGCCGGTCATGGACGGCATCACCGCTGCTGAAATAATCAGCAAAAAATGCCCCGCCCCATCGTCCTGCTGA
- the nspC gene encoding carboxynorspermidine decarboxylase, whose protein sequence is MTGIDIPKILELAPSPAYVIDLGRLRHNLEILDRVQRRSGAKILLALKAFALWRVFPLIRQTLHGVCASSPWEARLGREEFGREVHSFAAAFKQSDVVELLGISNHLVFNSFAQLERFRPLWEKQKGRVSIGLRINPEHSEGHTAIYDPCAPGSRLGIPRAEFEGRSLAGVEGLHFHTLCEQLFEPLSRTAAVVEDKFGCFLPGMKWFNFGGGHHITREGYDIDGLVELIRHFRGKYGVEVYLEPGEAIAIGTGLLVSEVLDVVHNQVSTAILDVSATCHMPDVLEMPYRPGIHGGFDAGEQPFTYRLGGPSCLAGDVIGDWSFNTPLAPGQRLAFLDMAHYTMVKTTTFNGIQHPHICTYEPETGQLEVLRSFVYEDFKNRLA, encoded by the coding sequence GTGACCGGTATCGACATTCCCAAAATTCTGGAACTGGCACCCTCCCCGGCTTACGTGATCGATCTGGGCCGGCTGCGCCATAACCTGGAGATCCTCGACCGGGTGCAGCGGCGCAGCGGCGCCAAAATCCTGCTGGCCCTCAAGGCCTTTGCACTGTGGAGGGTGTTTCCGCTGATCCGGCAGACCCTGCACGGGGTCTGCGCCAGCTCGCCATGGGAAGCACGACTTGGCCGGGAGGAGTTTGGCCGCGAGGTACACAGTTTCGCCGCCGCTTTCAAGCAAAGCGACGTGGTTGAACTGCTGGGCATCTCCAACCATCTGGTGTTCAATTCCTTTGCCCAGCTGGAGCGGTTCCGCCCGCTGTGGGAAAAACAGAAAGGTCGTGTTTCCATCGGACTGCGCATCAATCCGGAGCACTCCGAGGGTCACACGGCCATCTACGATCCCTGCGCCCCCGGTTCACGTCTCGGCATTCCCCGTGCGGAGTTTGAGGGACGCTCCCTCGCCGGGGTTGAAGGTCTGCACTTCCATACCTTGTGCGAACAGTTGTTCGAGCCGTTGTCCCGCACCGCGGCGGTCGTGGAAGACAAGTTCGGCTGTTTTCTGCCGGGCATGAAATGGTTCAACTTCGGCGGCGGCCATCATATCACCCGCGAGGGCTACGATATCGACGGCCTGGTCGAGCTGATCAGGCACTTCCGGGGCAAATACGGGGTGGAAGTATACCTGGAGCCCGGCGAAGCCATCGCCATCGGCACCGGCCTGCTGGTCAGTGAAGTGCTGGACGTGGTGCACAATCAGGTCTCCACGGCGATCCTCGATGTTTCCGCCACCTGTCACATGCCGGATGTGCTGGAGATGCCCTACCGCCCCGGCATCCACGGCGGCTTCGACGCCGGGGAACAACCCTTTACCTACCGTCTCGGCGGCCCTTCCTGCCTGGCGGGGGACGTGATCGGCGACTGGTCTTTCAACACCCCCCTGGCGCCGGGGCAACGTCTTGCGTTTCTCGACATGGCCCATTACACCATGGTGAAAACCACGACATTCAACGGTATCCAGCATCCGCACATCTGCACCTACGAACCGGAAACGGGCCAGCTCGAGGTGCTGCGCAGTTTTGTTTACGAGGATTTCAAAAACCGTCTGGCCTGA